The Ornithinimicrobium sufpigmenti genome includes the window GTCGACCACGTCGCGCCCCGTCCCGGTGAGACGGACCTGCACGGACCGGGCGTCGGTGGGGGATGACGACCGGGCCACGAGACCACGCTCCACGAGCCGGGAGATGCGGTTAGTCATGGTGCCGCTGGTGACAAGCGTCTGCCGCACCAGCGCGGTCGGCGTGAGCTGGTAGGGCTCCCCAGCGCGACGCAGGGCGGAGAGGACGTCGAACTCCCACGCCTCCAGCCCCCGCTCGGCGAAGGCACGCCGGCGGGCCAGGTCGAGGTGCCGGGCGAGGCGGGAGATCCTGGAGAGCACCTGGAGGGGGGCGACGTCCAGGTCCGGGCGCTCACGGCGCCATGCCGCGACGATCCTGTCGACCTCGTCGACCTCGTCGACGCCGTCGCCCTCGGGAACCATGGCGGTCACCCTATGCGCCTGGCTCCCCGGGAAGGAATCGAACCTTCGTCGCTAATCCTGATTCAAAGTCAGGCGGCCCCTACCAGCAGAGCAACCGGGGAACGTGCCGGAGCACCGCACCAGCCTAACGGGGCCTCGGGACGGTGGTGCCGACCTCCGTGGGCTCAGTGCTTGCGCTTGGTGCGCAGGGTGGGTTTGGCCTCCATGCCGGCCAGGCCGTTCCAGGCCAGGTTGACCAGGTGGGCGGCCACGTCGTCCTTCTTCATCCGCCGGGAGTCCAGCCACCAGCCGCCGGGGATGGCGACCATGCCGACCAGCATCTGGGCGTAGAGCGGCGCGGTCTTGGGGTCCAGCCGGCGGCGCTTGAACTCCGCCGCCAGGATGTGCTCGACCTGGCTGGCGATGTCGCTGATCAGGCTGGCGAAGGAGCCGGTGGACTGGCCCGGGGGGCTGTCCCGCACCAGGATGCGGAAGCCGTCGGTGGAGTGCTCGATGTAGTCCAGCAGCGCCAGCGCGGCCGCCTCCAGCAGGGCCCGGGCGTTGCCCCCGTGCTCCTGCAGGGCGGTGGTGATCTGGCCGAGCAGGGCCTGGATCTCCCGGTCGACCACGACGGCGTAGAGCCCCTCCTTGCCGCCGAAGTGCTCGTAGATCACCGGCTTGGAGACCCCCGCGCTCAGCGCGATCTCCTCCACGCTGGTCCCTTCGAAGCCCTTCTCCGCGAACAGGCCCCGGCCCACCTCGATGAGCTGCTGGCGGCGTTGCGGACCGGTCATCCGGCTGCGCGCCG containing:
- a CDS encoding MarR family winged helix-turn-helix transcriptional regulator — protein: MVPEGDGVDEVDEVDRIVAAWRRERPDLDVAPLQVLSRISRLARHLDLARRRAFAERGLEAWEFDVLSALRRAGEPYQLTPTALVRQTLVTSGTMTNRISRLVERGLVARSSSPTDARSVQVRLTGTGRDVVDAAMAELVAGERQILASLDPGEQARLAGLLKTLLEPFDEA
- a CDS encoding TetR/AcrR family transcriptional regulator; the encoded protein is MTGPQRRQQLIEVGRGLFAEKGFEGTSVEEIALSAGVSKPVIYEHFGGKEGLYAVVVDREIQALLGQITTALQEHGGNARALLEAAALALLDYIEHSTDGFRILVRDSPPGQSTGSFASLISDIASQVEHILAAEFKRRRLDPKTAPLYAQMLVGMVAIPGGWWLDSRRMKKDDVAAHLVNLAWNGLAGMEAKPTLRTKRKH